In one Pseudodesulfovibrio tunisiensis genomic region, the following are encoded:
- a CDS encoding GGDEF domain-containing protein, which translates to MMKNCNGMGELPNILKNFGIDADPDWLAIVLFVRNILRQLSVYSDEKKGEIQREMFAELARKDFSREHFEQVLAMLDMYLMQTIGTLELEKALAEEKRAATRLLNEMNEVIGSMQGASERQNRKLDAFKEQTVDVIEAGGDTSFIVSKVRDMFQELIIEFREESRELQAKAQMLERTANFDPLLTELRNRRALDAYLHDSVLSQRKQPAPLSMMLIDVDHFKNVNDTHGHQVGDDVLKALARIMATHAVQYQGFSARYGGEELVVVMRNMPLDRAVLKAEAIRADVEHYDFRVRSDGQLGERPIQFTVSIGVAQWQKGWDSSDLVRAADSAMYTAKRSGRNRVVAYEKESKSISVD; encoded by the coding sequence ATGATGAAAAATTGCAATGGAATGGGAGAACTTCCCAACATCCTGAAGAATTTTGGCATAGATGCGGACCCGGATTGGCTGGCGATAGTGCTTTTCGTTCGCAACATACTTCGGCAGTTGAGCGTGTATTCGGACGAGAAGAAGGGCGAGATTCAGCGCGAGATGTTTGCCGAATTGGCGCGCAAGGATTTTTCCCGGGAACATTTCGAGCAGGTGCTGGCCATGCTGGACATGTACCTGATGCAGACCATCGGCACATTGGAGCTGGAAAAGGCACTGGCCGAGGAAAAGCGTGCCGCGACCCGATTGCTCAATGAGATGAATGAGGTCATCGGGTCCATGCAGGGCGCAAGCGAACGCCAGAATCGCAAGCTGGATGCGTTCAAGGAACAGACCGTGGACGTGATCGAGGCGGGCGGGGATACGTCGTTTATCGTCTCCAAGGTTCGGGACATGTTTCAGGAACTGATTATTGAATTTCGCGAGGAATCGCGGGAGCTTCAGGCAAAAGCTCAGATGCTCGAACGCACCGCGAATTTCGATCCGCTGCTCACGGAGCTGCGCAACCGCCGTGCGTTGGACGCCTACCTGCACGATTCGGTGCTGTCCCAGCGCAAGCAGCCCGCACCCTTGAGCATGATGCTGATCGACGTGGACCATTTCAAGAACGTGAACGACACCCACGGGCATCAGGTCGGGGACGACGTGCTCAAGGCGCTGGCAAGGATCATGGCGACCCATGCCGTGCAGTATCAGGGCTTTTCCGCTCGGTATGGAGGCGAGGAACTGGTCGTGGTCATGCGCAACATGCCTTTGGACAGGGCCGTGCTCAAGGCCGAGGCCATCCGTGCGGACGTGGAGCACTACGACTTTCGCGTGCGTTCCGACGGCCAGCTCGGGGAGCGTCCCATCCAGTTCACGGTGAGCATCGGTGTGGCCCAATGGCAGAAGGGGTGGGACAGCAGCGACCTTGTCCGGGCTGCGGATTCCGCCATGTACACGGCCAAGCGGTCGGGCCGGAATCGGGTCGTCGCCTATGAGAAAGAAAGCAAATCGATAAGTGTCGATTGA
- a CDS encoding helix-turn-helix domain-containing protein, with amino-acid sequence MDKHDTSRTPKLLTVREVADLLRVHPRTAYRLVSEGSIGAIKIGTQWRVPESALMEYIERGLRESSPGRKKRDKDPRQYKLPME; translated from the coding sequence ATGGACAAACACGACACTTCCAGGACGCCGAAACTGCTGACCGTGCGGGAGGTCGCCGACCTGTTGCGCGTACATCCGCGCACGGCCTATCGGCTCGTGTCCGAGGGAAGCATCGGGGCGATCAAGATCGGCACCCAGTGGCGCGTGCCCGAGTCCGCCCTGATGGAATATATCGAGCGGGGTTTGCGGGAGTCGAGTCCCGGCCGGAAAAAACGGGACAAAGACCCTCGGCAGTACAAACTGCCTATGGAGTAA